A genome region from Mesorhizobium sp. B2-1-8 includes the following:
- a CDS encoding VOC family protein, with protein sequence MQKITTCLWFDGQAEEAMNHYVSIFKNSKVLSVLRWPKGHADEGKVLLTTFELDGVPFQALNGGPNFKFNEAMSQSIDCKTQEEVDYFWEKLTEGGEPGACSWLKDKFGVSWQVVPEQLPRLLLDPDRAKAGRVMSAMMQMGKIDIAKIEEAAKG encoded by the coding sequence ATGCAAAAGATCACCACCTGCCTGTGGTTCGACGGCCAGGCCGAAGAAGCGATGAACCACTACGTCTCCATCTTCAAGAATTCGAAGGTGCTGAGCGTGCTGCGTTGGCCCAAGGGTCACGCCGATGAGGGCAAAGTGCTGCTGACCACGTTCGAGCTCGACGGCGTGCCGTTCCAGGCGCTCAATGGCGGCCCCAACTTCAAGTTCAACGAGGCGATGTCGCAGTCGATCGACTGCAAGACGCAGGAAGAAGTCGATTATTTCTGGGAGAAGCTCACCGAGGGCGGGGAGCCTGGCGCCTGCAGCTGGCTGAAGGACAAGTTCGGTGTTTCCTGGCAGGTCGTGCCGGAACAGTTGCCGCGCCTGCTCCTGGATCCGGACCGGGCCAAGGCCGGCCGGGTGATGAGTGCGATGATGCAGATGGGCAAGATCGACATCGCCAAGATCGAGGAAGCGGCGAAGGGGTGA